A genome region from Chlamydiota bacterium includes the following:
- the suhB gene encoding Inositol-1-monophosphatase, with amino-acid sequence MHNAFLQAAIKAAQLSKSIHQYYSKIGFTTSSKSAICDVVTTADQEAEKAIKKSLFETFPKHGFLGEETGEEEKRSDYRWVIDPLDGTLNFSRGFPFYCTSIALEHMGKVIVGVVLDSNLDELFFAVEDQGAYLNGKQLHVSNVKQLDSILISTGFSPRLEDFKKNIGYANAVLNKGLAIRRAGSAALDLAYVAAGRQDAFWELFLKPWDVAAGSLLVKEAGGMITTLENKEHHLISPSIVGSNGHIHNDLLKLFGF; translated from the coding sequence ATGCATAACGCCTTCTTACAAGCTGCAATTAAAGCGGCACAATTATCAAAATCGATCCACCAATATTATTCTAAAATTGGATTTACAACCTCTAGCAAATCAGCGATTTGCGATGTCGTGACCACAGCAGACCAAGAAGCTGAAAAAGCGATAAAAAAATCTTTATTTGAAACTTTTCCAAAACACGGATTTTTAGGTGAAGAAACAGGAGAAGAAGAGAAGCGCTCAGACTATCGTTGGGTAATTGATCCTCTCGATGGGACGCTGAATTTTTCAAGAGGCTTTCCTTTTTACTGCACATCCATTGCCTTAGAGCACATGGGCAAAGTGATTGTAGGTGTGGTTTTGGATTCTAATCTAGATGAACTCTTTTTTGCCGTTGAGGACCAGGGGGCTTATCTCAATGGAAAACAACTCCATGTATCCAATGTCAAACAACTAGATTCTATATTGATTTCCACAGGATTTTCTCCTCGCCTTGAAGATTTCAAAAAAAATATTGGTTATGCCAATGCTGTTTTAAACAAGGGGCTTGCTATTAGACGTGCTGGGAGCGCAGCTTTGGATCTTGCTTATGTTGCAGCAGGAAGACAGGATGCATTTTGGGAACTTTTTTTAAAACCCTGGGACGTGGCTGCTGGCAGCTTGCTTGTCAAAGAAGCTGGAGGCATGATCACGACACTTGAAAACAAAGAGCACCATCTTATAAGCCCATCTATTGTCGGTTCCAATGGGCACATTCATAACGATCTGCTAAAACTTTTTGGTTTCTAA